In Populus alba chromosome 1, ASM523922v2, whole genome shotgun sequence, a single window of DNA contains:
- the LOC118058603 gene encoding uncharacterized protein, with the protein MDLVNKDRDHWAFLEEIEAPIWLDFLVEAKSNYQDVDDEWFRTSHPFHQCSSRQLKSAFAYSGEKSTSSDFECKGSFSPNIPSSVSRSRGKHYASKKWGGGGHDISMNKQHPVKVLSKSSRVNSESKDKIKPKLSLVNSKGTSRSKVSVVSGKSFTRNAKETDLEAKSGQGGTESSLNSLVVKAAESNTSTVTSERDHQAKQRNLEVSSRGFDHASGLLSAVRNGLRKSFVTRKASRVEINDENKQLRDRRSSSSKSSWGSSSNPGYDAKSSTLAFKEQTPDSRNVTRMTEAARKKTKDSGMSKASDVRVKEKVFNSRKGGISNVAKSASLEALKSKVQNQTLRVKALADHRGNELHPLLGTAKAKEKVRVCGINKSVGPGKENVTGKASLSLNCSSRGTKLDVPQKGDKTVLVRQKGKASSPTKGRHSANLSQRRHLR; encoded by the exons ATGGATCTGGTAAATAAGGATAGAGATCACTGGGCATTTCTG GAAGAAATTGAAGCACCAATTTGGCTGGATTTTTTGGTAGAAGCAAAGTCTAACTACCAAGATGT AGATGATGAGTGGTTTAGAACTAGCCATCC GTTCCACCAATGTTCTTCTCGCCAGTTAAAATCTGCGTTTGCTTATTCTGGTGAGAAGAGTACATCTTCAGATTTTGAGTGTAAGGGGTCATTTTCCCCGAATATTCCATCCTCTGTCTCAAGATCAAGGGGCAAACATTATGCAAGCAAGAAATGGGGAGGAGGTGGTCACGATATTTCAATGAATAAGCAGCATCCAGTTAAGGTGTTAAGTAAGTCTTCGAGGGTGAATTCAGAATccaaagacaaaataaaaccCAAACTAAGCTTAGTAAATTCTAAAGGAACTTCTAGGTCAAAAGTAAGTGTGGTTTCTGGGAAGAGCTTCACTCGAAATGCTAAGGAAACTGATTTAGAAGCCAAATCTGGTCAAGGTGGTACAGAAAGTAGTTTGAATTCTCTGGTGGTTAAGGCAGCTGAAAGCAATACAAGTACTGTTACATCTGAGAGAGATCATCAAGCAAAGCAAAGGAACCTAGAAGTATCAAGTCGAGGATTTGATCACGCAAGTGGGCTTTTGTCAGCTGTCAGGAATGGTCTCAGGAAAAGCTTTGTTACAAGAAAAGCATCAAGGGTGGAGATTAATGATGAGAATAAGCAATTAAGAGATCGCAGATCTTCATCCAGCAAATCTAGTTGGGGATCATCGTCAAACCCTGGTTACGATGCTAAGAGCTCAACACTTGCGTTCAAAGAACAAACTCCAGATAGCAGAAATGTGACAAGGATGACTGAAGCAGcgaggaagaaaacaaaagattctGGCATGTCCAAGGCTTCTGATGTTCGAGTTAAGGAGAAGGTCTTTAATTCTAGAAAGGGAGGTATAAGCAATGTTGCAAAGTCAGCTTCCCTAGAAGCTCTGAAATCAAAG GTTCAGAACCAGACCCTTCGTGTAAAAGCGTTGGCAGACCATAGAGGTAATGAACTACACCCATTACTTGGTACCGCAAAAGCCAAGGAGAAGGTGAGAGTCTGCGGGATCAACAAATCGGTAGGCCCTGGAAAAGAAAACGTGACAGGAAAAGCTTCCCTGAGCTTGAATTGCAGCAGCAGAGGGACTAAACTGGATGTGCCACAAAAGGGTGACAAAACAGTGTTGGTTAGACAAAAG GGAAAAGCCAGCAGTCCAACCAAGGGGAGGCATTCAGCAAATTTGAGTCAGAGGAGACACCTCCGATAA
- the LOC118058602 gene encoding double-strand break repair protein MRE11 isoform X2, producing the protein MGDLSRDDVANTLRILVATDCHLGYMEKDEVRRHDSFQAFEEICSIAEQKKVDFLLLGGDLFHENKPSRSTLVKAIEILRRHCLNDQPVQFQVVSDQTVNFANVFGHVNYEDPHFNVGLPVFSIHGNHDDPAGVDNLSAVDILSACNLVNYFGKMALEGSGVGQITLYPILVRKGSTAVALYGLGNIRDERLNRMFQTPHAVQWMRPEAQEGCLVSDWFNMLVLHQNRVKTNPKNAINEHFLPRFLDFIVWGHEHECLVDPQEVPGMGFHITQPGSSVATSLIDGESKPKHVLLLEIKGNQYRPTKIPLTSVRPFEYKEIVLKDESDIDPNDQNSILEHLDKVVRNLIEKSSKKAVSRSELKLPLVRIKVDYSGFMTINPQRFGQKYVGKVANPQDILIFSKTSKKGRNEAKFDDTERLRPEELNQQNIEALVAENNLKMEILPVNDLDVALHNFVSKDDKMAFYACVQYNLQETRSKIAKDSDTMKFEDEDLILKVGECLEERIKERSVHSTDAAQFTSGAQSMEDFRSTSAGVGSAVSFSDEEDAAQISGSTSTTRGRKGSRVGSRSSHDVSETGKGKTSARGRGRGRGRGRGSSNLKQTTLDATLGFRQSQRSASSVRSVAVEDENVDSASSEDSKKLGMNEVADSSNDDESIQGKGRKRAAARGRGRGRGATPSKRGRKSENSALQRMLMNKDDDDDDDDDDDVTKRLNKSQPRFYLNLTSIPFFVGNKELWCFKKVRAAEVSHSYPRYWWSRWSAMITRTHSGVHPCLKNC; encoded by the exons ATGGGAGACTTGTCAAG GGATGATGTTGCAAATACGCTTCGAATACTTGTTGCAACGGATTGTCATCTAGGATATATGGAGAAGGATGAAGTACGGCGGCATGATTCTTTCCAGGCTTTCGAAGAGATATGCTCCATAGCTGAGCAGAAGAAG GTGGACTTCTTACTCCTTGGCGGTGATCTGTTTCATGAGAATAAGCCCTCAAGGTCGACATTAGTTAAGGCCATTGAGATTCTTCGCCGTCATTGCCTCAATGATCAACCAGTTCAGTTCCAAGTTGTTAGTGACCAGACTGTAAATTTTGCAAACGT ATTTGGCCACGTAAATTATGAAGATCCACACTTCAATGTTGGCTTGCCAGTGTTCAGTATTCATGGAAATCATGATGATCCTGCTGGAGTG GACAACCTTTCTGCAGTAGATATCCTGTCAGCATGCAATCTAGTGAACTATTTTGGAAAAATGGCACTTGAGGGTTCTGGAGTGGGTCAGATCACACTTTACCCCATCCTTGTTAGGAAG GGTTCAACAGCTGTGGCTCTTTATGGTCTTGGGAACATTCGGGATGAACGGCTTAATAGAATGTTTCAG ACACCACATGCTGTGCAGTGGATGAGACCTGAAGCCCAAGAAGGCTGTCTAGTGTCAGACTGGTTCAACATGCTGGTACTTCATCAGAACAG AGTgaaaacaaacccaaaaaatgCTATAAATGAACATTTTCTACCAAGGTTCCTGGACTTCATAGTGTGGGGTCATGAACATGAATGCCTTGTTGATCCACAG GAAGTTCCAGGGATGGGTTTTCACATAACGCAACCAGGTTCATCAGTTGCAACATCACTGATTGATGGAGAATCAAAGCCGAAGCATGTGCTGCTTCTAGAAATTAAG GGAAATCAATATCGCCCAACCAAGATACCTTTGACTTCTGTGAGGCCTTTTGAATATAAAGAG ATTGTATTAAAGGATGAATCTGACATTGATCCCAATGATCAGAATTCAATTCTTGAACATTTAGACAAAGTG GTCAGAAATCTGATAGAGAAATCTAGCAAAAAGGCTGTTAGCAGATCAGAGCTCAAGCTTCCCTTAGTTCGGATTAAG GTAGATTACTCTGGATTTATGACAATAAATCCTCAAAGATTTGGACAGAAGTATGTGGGAAAG GTTGCAAATCCTCAAGACATACTTATTTTCTCAAAGACTTCTAAGAAGGGGCGGAATGAAG CTAAATTTGATGATACTGAACGCCTTCGCCCAGAAgaattaaatcaacaaaacatAGAGGCTTTAGTTGCTGAAAATAATCTG AAAATGGAGATTCTTCCGGTCAATGATTTGGATGTTGCATTGCACAATTTTGTTAGTAAAGATGATAAGATGGCATTCTATGCTTGCGTGCAATATAATCTTCAAGAAACGCGT AGCAAAATTGCAAAAGATTCAGATACCATGaagtttgaagatgaagatCTAATTCTTAAAGTTGGAGAATGCTTGGAG GAACGCATCAAGGAAAGGTCTGTACACTCCACTGATGCTGCACAATTCACATCCGGTGCACAGTCCATGGAG gaTTTCAGAAGTACAAGTGCTGGAGTTGGAAGTGCTGTTTCATTTAGTGATGAGGAAGATGCAGCACAGATATCTGGCTCCACATCCACCACTAGAGGCCGAAAAGGGTCAAGAGTTGGTTCTAGGTCTTCACATGATGTGTCAGAAACTGGTAAAGGCAAAACTTCTGCAagaggaaggggaaggggaaggggtaGGGGAAGAGGCTCAAGTAATTTGAAGCAGACGACTCTTGATGCAACTCTAGGGTTTCGCCAGTCTCAGAG GTCTGCATCATCAGTTAGAAGTGTTGCTGTTGAGGATGAAAATGTTGATTCAGCTTCAAGTGAAGATTCAAAAAAACTTGGAATGAATGAGGTTGCTGATAGCTCG AACGATGATGAGAGCATCCAAGGCAAGGGACGCAAAAGAGCTGCTgcaaggggaagaggaagaggaagaggtgCTACACCATCAAAGCGGGGAAGAAAATCTGAAAATTCTGCCCTTCAGAGGATGCTCATGAacaaggatgatgatgatgatgacgacgATGACGATGACGTGACAAAGAGATTAAATAAGTCTCAACCTCGG TTCTACTTGAACCTGACAAGTATCCCCTTTTTTGTAGGTAACAAGGAATTATGGTGCTTTAAGAAGGTAAGAGCAGCTGAGGTCTCGCACTCCTATCCTAGATACTGGTGGAGCAGATGGTCTGCTATGATCACGCGGACCCATTCTGGTGTGCATCCTTGTTTGAAGAATTGCTGA
- the LOC118058602 gene encoding double-strand break repair protein MRE11 isoform X1, whose product MGDLSRDDVANTLRILVATDCHLGYMEKDEVRRHDSFQAFEEICSIAEQKKVDFLLLGGDLFHENKPSRSTLVKAIEILRRHCLNDQPVQFQVVSDQTVNFANVFGHVNYEDPHFNVGLPVFSIHGNHDDPAGVDNLSAVDILSACNLVNYFGKMALEGSGVGQITLYPILVRKGSTAVALYGLGNIRDERLNRMFQTPHAVQWMRPEAQEGCLVSDWFNMLVLHQNRVKTNPKNAINEHFLPRFLDFIVWGHEHECLVDPQEVPGMGFHITQPGSSVATSLIDGESKPKHVLLLEIKGNQYRPTKIPLTSVRPFEYKEIVLKDESDIDPNDQNSILEHLDKVVRNLIEKSSKKAVSRSELKLPLVRIKVDYSGFMTINPQRFGQKYVGKVANPQDILIFSKTSKKGRNEAKFDDTERLRPEELNQQNIEALVAENNLKMEILPVNDLDVALHNFVSKDDKMAFYACVQYNLQETRSKIAKDSDTMKFEDEDLILKVGECLEERIKERSVHSTDAAQFTSGAQSMEDFRSTSAGVGSAVSFSDEEDAAQISGSTSTTRGRKGSRVGSRSSHDVSETGKGKTSARGRGRGRGRGRGSSNLKQTTLDATLGFRQSQRFVRLSLIFLILCLIM is encoded by the exons ATGGGAGACTTGTCAAG GGATGATGTTGCAAATACGCTTCGAATACTTGTTGCAACGGATTGTCATCTAGGATATATGGAGAAGGATGAAGTACGGCGGCATGATTCTTTCCAGGCTTTCGAAGAGATATGCTCCATAGCTGAGCAGAAGAAG GTGGACTTCTTACTCCTTGGCGGTGATCTGTTTCATGAGAATAAGCCCTCAAGGTCGACATTAGTTAAGGCCATTGAGATTCTTCGCCGTCATTGCCTCAATGATCAACCAGTTCAGTTCCAAGTTGTTAGTGACCAGACTGTAAATTTTGCAAACGT ATTTGGCCACGTAAATTATGAAGATCCACACTTCAATGTTGGCTTGCCAGTGTTCAGTATTCATGGAAATCATGATGATCCTGCTGGAGTG GACAACCTTTCTGCAGTAGATATCCTGTCAGCATGCAATCTAGTGAACTATTTTGGAAAAATGGCACTTGAGGGTTCTGGAGTGGGTCAGATCACACTTTACCCCATCCTTGTTAGGAAG GGTTCAACAGCTGTGGCTCTTTATGGTCTTGGGAACATTCGGGATGAACGGCTTAATAGAATGTTTCAG ACACCACATGCTGTGCAGTGGATGAGACCTGAAGCCCAAGAAGGCTGTCTAGTGTCAGACTGGTTCAACATGCTGGTACTTCATCAGAACAG AGTgaaaacaaacccaaaaaatgCTATAAATGAACATTTTCTACCAAGGTTCCTGGACTTCATAGTGTGGGGTCATGAACATGAATGCCTTGTTGATCCACAG GAAGTTCCAGGGATGGGTTTTCACATAACGCAACCAGGTTCATCAGTTGCAACATCACTGATTGATGGAGAATCAAAGCCGAAGCATGTGCTGCTTCTAGAAATTAAG GGAAATCAATATCGCCCAACCAAGATACCTTTGACTTCTGTGAGGCCTTTTGAATATAAAGAG ATTGTATTAAAGGATGAATCTGACATTGATCCCAATGATCAGAATTCAATTCTTGAACATTTAGACAAAGTG GTCAGAAATCTGATAGAGAAATCTAGCAAAAAGGCTGTTAGCAGATCAGAGCTCAAGCTTCCCTTAGTTCGGATTAAG GTAGATTACTCTGGATTTATGACAATAAATCCTCAAAGATTTGGACAGAAGTATGTGGGAAAG GTTGCAAATCCTCAAGACATACTTATTTTCTCAAAGACTTCTAAGAAGGGGCGGAATGAAG CTAAATTTGATGATACTGAACGCCTTCGCCCAGAAgaattaaatcaacaaaacatAGAGGCTTTAGTTGCTGAAAATAATCTG AAAATGGAGATTCTTCCGGTCAATGATTTGGATGTTGCATTGCACAATTTTGTTAGTAAAGATGATAAGATGGCATTCTATGCTTGCGTGCAATATAATCTTCAAGAAACGCGT AGCAAAATTGCAAAAGATTCAGATACCATGaagtttgaagatgaagatCTAATTCTTAAAGTTGGAGAATGCTTGGAG GAACGCATCAAGGAAAGGTCTGTACACTCCACTGATGCTGCACAATTCACATCCGGTGCACAGTCCATGGAG gaTTTCAGAAGTACAAGTGCTGGAGTTGGAAGTGCTGTTTCATTTAGTGATGAGGAAGATGCAGCACAGATATCTGGCTCCACATCCACCACTAGAGGCCGAAAAGGGTCAAGAGTTGGTTCTAGGTCTTCACATGATGTGTCAGAAACTGGTAAAGGCAAAACTTCTGCAagaggaaggggaaggggaaggggtaGGGGAAGAGGCTCAAGTAATTTGAAGCAGACGACTCTTGATGCAACTCTAGGGTTTCGCCAGTCTCAGAGGTTCGTGCGTTTGTccctgatttttcttattttatgtcTGATTATGTAG